A window of the Branchiostoma floridae strain S238N-H82 chromosome 12, Bfl_VNyyK, whole genome shotgun sequence genome harbors these coding sequences:
- the LOC118426825 gene encoding tumor necrosis factor ligand superfamily member 10-like: MAHLTGSTLDDPQLALDHTRGTVLRVKEWESNQGLATLANGMRYRDGYIKVPQDGLYYVYSQLYFRYMGTGEGEQSTEEHQLLHFTYKKSVTYREPQQVMKSARTKCWSKRSQYGLLSSYQGGVFRLRAGDRLFVQVSNVAMVSFEEAASYFGAFMI, translated from the exons ATGGCCCACCTCACCGGATCAACACTGGACGATCCCCAGTTGG CCCTAGACCATACTAGGGGAACCGTCCTGCGAGTGAAAGAGTGGGAATCGAACCAGGGACTGGCGACCCTGGCGAACGGTATGAGGTACCGAGACGGCTACATCAAAGTACCGCAGGACGGGCTGTACTACGTGTACAG CCAGCTGTATTTCCGCTACATGGGAACGGGGGAGGGTGAGCAGTCAACGGAAGAGCACCAGCTTCTGCACTTCACGTACAAGAAAAGCGTCACCTACAGGGAACCACAGCAAGTGATGAAAAGTGCCAGGACAAA ATGTTGGAGTAAGCGTAGCCAGTACGGTCTGCTGTCGAGTTACCAGGGCGGGGTGTTCCGGCTGCGGGCGGGGGACAGGCTCTTCGTGCAAGTCAGTAACGTCGCCATGGTCAGCTTCGAGGAGGCCGCAAGCTACTTCGGAGCCTTCATGATATAG
- the LOC118427977 gene encoding lysosomal alpha-glucosidase-like, with product MYQKQDDYDELAEATLMQTEYRPRRKNRRPCLIFFCIVVVFLAIIIPVAIVASNRSHGTSGYVTPECPSGDERERVDCYPEGGASKARCESRGCCWAQPTTQGPPSCFYPVNHGYELVGGLQSTPIGYRATLRRLNTQTMYGGDLGNIEVVVEVQEDYRLHVKVSDPTRPRYEVPEAALKRPQATTLAEHPLYNLTFTSNPFSIKVTRRSTGATM from the exons ATGTACCAAAAACAAGACGATTACGATGAATTGGCGGAAGCAACTCTCATGCAGACCGAGTACAGGCCAAGGAGGAAGAATCGGCGACCATGTTTGATATTCTTCTGCATCGTGGTTGTTTTTCTCGCCATTATAATCCCCGTAGCGATCGTAGCCAGCAACAGAAGCCACGGGACGAGCGGGTACGTGACACCGGAGTGCCCGAGCGGTGACGAGCGGGAGAGAGTCGACTGCTACCCCGAGGGAGGGGCGAGCAAGGCCCGGTGCGAGTCTCGGGGATGCTGCTGGGCCCAACCCACCACCCAAGGCCCGCCTAGCTGCTTCTACCCCGTTAACCACGGGTACGAGCTGGTAGGGGGCCTGCAGAGTACACCCATCGGGTACAGGGCCACCCTCCGCCGCCTGAACACCCAGACTATGTACGGTGGCGACCTGGGAAACATCGAGGTGGTGGTGGAAGTTCAGGAGGACTATCGGCTTCATGTCAAG GTGTCTGACCCGACGCGCCCTCGGTACGAGGTGCCCGAGGCCGCACTGAAGCGCCCCCAAGCGACGACCTTGGCAGAGCACCCACTGTACAACTTGACCTTCACCAGCAACCCCTTTAGTATCAAGGTCACGAGGAGAAGCACAGGGGCCACTATGTAA